The Kineothrix sp. IPX-CK genomic interval CCTACGACACAAATCGTAATGGCCGGCGCCAGCATGGGAATCGTTATATTTCTAAATCGGCTCAGGGCCCCTGCCCCATCTACCTTTGCCGCCTCGTACAAATCTGACGGAATAGACTGAAGCCCCGCCAGGTAAATGAGCATCCAATACCCGATCCACTGCCAGTTATTCGCTATCAAAAGCCCGGACAGAACAGTCTGACCGCTTCCGAAAAGCAGAAAATTGATGCTGGTTCCCAGCATTTCATTAATTGCGGGCAGCACGTTGGAATACATTTTCAGCCAAATAAAACCAACGATCAGGGAACTGATTAAGCAAGGAACAAAAAAAGCTGTTCTGTATATTTTCTGCGCCTTAATTCCGCTGTCCAGAGCAACAGCAAAAAGCAGGGCAAGTACATTTTGTATTATTGTATTTCCAATTGTAAATTTAATGGTAAACCACCATGCCGATCTGAAATCTGAGTCCTTCATCAAACTGATATAGTTCTGGAATCCTACAAAGGGCTTAAGCGCAGACATTCCGTCCCAGCTCGTAAGAGAATATCGAACTGCCATGAACATGGGGATGATGAGGCCTACCGTAAAAATCAAAAAGCCCGGAAGAACCATCGCCAGATATTGTTTCTCCATTTTCTTTTCCATTCCATTTCGCTTTTTATTATTCATTCTTCTTCACTCCTAATTAATTTATTTACGGCATCAACATGGCAAAAAATTATCCTATTACATGAAAGAGGCTGCCACAAGAAATGTAACAGCCTCTTTTTCTTAATTAGCGCTGCTTGCCGTAACTCTGGCATCCGATGCCGCTAATGCTTCTTCAAAAGTCTCATCTCCCTGAAGCCATGCCGCTATATCTTTTGCATTTTCCTCTTGGAAGCCGCCCCATACGAGCTGGTTATTGCCTAATGTTACATCTACGATCATGCCTTCTGCCGCATATTTATCGATATCTTCCTGACTGGGATTCGTAAAGGTAGGGGTAACATCTTTAAGCATTGCTGCAGTCTTCGTGTAGTCATATATCTCGCCCGCAAGCTCTTTGTTTCCCGTTATTACGTCGAGCACGCAGTTGATTGCATCCTGATGTTCACTGGCTACGCTGGTCATAATTGTAATGTTCGGCTCAAAGATCAGCTTGGAATCGCCTGTTTTGTTAGGGAAGGGGAATATTCCAAAGTTGAAGTTCTCATCGATATCCAGGAAGTTCTGGATCGACCATGAACCGGATACTTTCATCGCCGCCTCTCCCATAACCATTCTCGCGTCACAGTCCGTTTGCTCCGTGGAGAAGGTTTCCGGGAATGTATTGTCAAAAATCAGCTTATTATAACTATATGCTGTCTGGAATTCCTGACTGTCCGTAAAGGAGGTCTTACCGCTTCTGAAGTCTTCTCCCCACGTCGGATTGTTGTTAAATACGTCATTCATCGCAAATTGCATCGTGACATTGCCGATAGACCATGTATCCACCATATGGCTTGCAAAAGGAACGATACCTTTTGCGTTGCAGTCATCTATAATCACCTGCAGATCATCCAGAGTCTCAGGAATCTCCCAGCCGTTTTCTGCAAACATATCCTTGTTATAGTAAACGCCCTGATACAGCGCGTTATATACGAGACCGTATGTCTTGCCATCCAAAGTTACGTTAGCGCTGGCCGCATCC includes:
- a CDS encoding sugar ABC transporter permease → MNNKKRNGMEKKMEKQYLAMVLPGFLIFTVGLIIPMFMAVRYSLTSWDGMSALKPFVGFQNYISLMKDSDFRSAWWFTIKFTIGNTIIQNVLALLFAVALDSGIKAQKIYRTAFFVPCLISSLIVGFIWLKMYSNVLPAINEMLGTSINFLLFGSGQTVLSGLLIANNWQWIGYWMLIYLAGLQSIPSDLYEAAKVDGAGALSRFRNITIPMLAPAITICVVGITTGSLKVYDLLVASTKGGPGRASTSIIYQTYATAINGRQYGYGSAMSVTLVLVLLLVALIQVKGLKKKEVQA
- a CDS encoding ABC transporter substrate-binding protein: MKKKALSIILCSTMLMGLLAGCGSGNASGAEQTQTNTQPAKEQTAEAPEGEETQPVEEVTLTVLAGQSTTDAGIEDLIDAALAEQYPGITLEWECVDWGNDFQPKMQQYMQSGLPDIMIGKAQDVATYAPQGILGEIDSTYLDRVLDAASANVTLDGKTYGLVYNALYQGVYYNKDMFAENGWEIPETLDDLQVIIDDCNAKGIVPFASHMVDTWSIGNVTMQFAMNDVFNNNPTWGEDFRSGKTSFTDSQEFQTAYSYNKLIFDNTFPETFSTEQTDCDARMVMGEAAMKVSGSWSIQNFLDIDENFNFGIFPFPNKTGDSKLIFEPNITIMTSVASEHQDAINCVLDVITGNKELAGEIYDYTKTAAMLKDVTPTFTNPSQEDIDKYAAEGMIVDVTLGNNQLVWGGFQEENAKDIAAWLQGDETFEEALAASDARVTASSAN